The genomic interval GCACGACTGACGGAGGGACCACCGTGGAACACGCCCACTCCTGTCATCATTGCGCCTCAGACACGCCCTCCCGGGAAAGGGAGGGACCACCTGTCCCGGGCCGCATCGGCCTGGCCGCCGCCCTGCTCCTCGCCGGCTGGCTGCTGGAAGCGCGGGGACTGGCGCTGCCCGGCCGCGTTACCCTGGTCGCCTCGCTCCTCCTGTCGGGGTGGCCCGTCATCGGGCGCGGGATACGGGGGATGGCGCGGGGGTCGTTCGACATCGATGGCCTCGTCACCGTGGCCGCGGCTGCCGCACCCTTCATCGGTGAGTGGGTGGAGGCCGCCCTGGTAATGCTGCTCTTCGCCGTGGGCGAGGGCCTGGAGGAACTGGTGTCCGAACGCAACCGGCGGTCCCTGGAGGCCCTGCTCGATTCCGCACCCCGTTTCGCGCGGGTACGGCGGGGCACCGACGAGGTGGAGGTGCCCGCCGAACACCTGGTGCCGGGCGACGTCTTCCTGTTGCGCCCCGGGGACCGGGCTCCCGCGGACGGCCGCGTGGTGGCGGGCAGTTCCGCCCTGGACGAGGCGGCCATTACGGGGGAAGCGTTCCCCGTGCCCAAGGCCGTGGGTGACGGCGTGTACGCAGGCAGCATCAACCGGGAGGGGTTCCTGGAGGTGGAGGTCACCCACCGGGCCGCGGAGAGCACTTTCTCCCGCATGATCCGGCTGGTAGAGGAGGCGCAGGAGGTCAGAGCCCCCTCCCAGCGCCTGGTGGACAGGTTCGCCCGCTATTACACTCCCGCGGTGATCGCGGCTGCCGCCACCATGGCCCTGGTACCCCTCCTCACCGGGGCACCGTGGCACGCCTGGATGTACCGGGCCCTGGCCCTGTTGCTGGTATCGTGCCCCTGTGCCCTGGTCATCTCCACCCCCACCGCCATCGTGGCCGCCATCTCCGCCGCCGCCCGACGCGGCATCCTGATCAAGGGGGGCACCCACCTGGAAGCCATGGGACGGCTGCGGGTGCTGGCTTTCGACAAGACCGGTACCCTCACCCTGGGGTCGCCCCGCCTGGTGGAGGTCATCGC from Bacillota bacterium carries:
- a CDS encoding heavy metal translocating P-type ATPase, whose translation is MEHAHSCHHCASDTPSREREGPPVPGRIGLAAALLLAGWLLEARGLALPGRVTLVASLLLSGWPVIGRGIRGMARGSFDIDGLVTVAAAAAPFIGEWVEAALVMLLFAVGEGLEELVSERNRRSLEALLDSAPRFARVRRGTDEVEVPAEHLVPGDVFLLRPGDRAPADGRVVAGSSALDEAAITGEAFPVPKAVGDGVYAGSINREGFLEVEVTHRAAESTFSRMIRLVEEAQEVRAPSQRLVDRFARYYTPAVIAAAATMALVPLLTGAPWHAWMYRALALLLVSCPCALVISTPTAIVAAISAAARRGILIKGGTHLEAMGRLRVLAFDKTGTLTLGSPRLVEVIAGPGHSEGEILALAAAVEAASEHPIARALVREAGERGIRPSPAKDFRAIPGLGARARVDGRECLVGNARLFAGWQVPDGVARGAAALQASGPTAVLAGCAGEVWGALAVADTVRPGAREAVARLKKMGIGHLAMLTGDHLAPARAVARDLDLDSVRHELLPEQKVQAVRDLRTRYGEVGMVGDGVNDTAALAAASLGVAMGAAGTEAALETADVALMGDDLGTLPDAVALGRRTLHVIGQNVALAVGVKLLALVLLALGRLDLWMAVLSDSGTAVLVTLNSMRLLRGPARAGRGLPSPGQETLSPP